Proteins encoded together in one Microtus ochrogaster isolate Prairie Vole_2 unplaced genomic scaffold, MicOch1.0 UNK17, whole genome shotgun sequence window:
- the Morf4l2 gene encoding mortality factor 4-like protein 2: protein MSSRKQTSQTRGQQSAEEDNFKKPTRGNMQRSKMRGAASGKKSAGSQPKNLEPALPGRWGGRSAENPPSGSVRKTRKNKQKAPGNGDGGSTSEMPQPPRKKRARADPTVESEEAFKNRMEVKVKIPEELKPWLVEDWDLVTRQKQLFQLPAKKNVDAILEEYANCKRSQGNVDNKEYAVNEVVGGIKEYFNVMLGTQLLYKFERPQYAEILLAHPDAPMSQIYGAPHLLRLFVRIGAMLAYTPLDEKSLALLLGYLHDFLKYLAKNSASLFTASDYKVASAEYHRKAL, encoded by the coding sequence ATGAGTTCCAGAAAGCAGACTTCTCAAACTCGTGGACAACAATCTGCTGAAGAAGACAACTTTAAGAAGCCAACTCGAGGCAACATGCAGAGAAGTAAGATGAGGGGAGCTGCCTCCGGAAAGAAGTCAGCTGGTTCCCAGCCAAAGAATCTTGAACCAGCCCTCCCAGGAAGATGGGGCGGTCGCTCTGCTGAGAACCCCCCTTCTGGTTCTGTGCGGAAGACACGCAAGAACAAGCAGAAGGCTCCTGGTAACGGCGATGGCGGCAGCACCAGCGAAATGCCCCAGCCCCCACGTAAGAAAAGGGCACGGGCTGACCCCACTGTGGAGAGTGAGGAGGCATTTAAGAATAGAATGGAGGTGAAAGTGAAGATTCCTGAAGAATTAAAACCATGGCTGGTGGAGGACTGGGACTTGGTTACTAGGCAGAAGCAGTTGTTCCAGCTCCCTGCTAAAAAGAATGTGGATGCCATTCTTGAGGAGTATGCCAATTGTAAGAGATCGCAGGGAAATGTTGATAATAAGGAGTATGCAGTGAATGAGGTGGTGGGAGGGATAAAAGAGTACTTCAATGTGATGCTGGGCACTCAGCTGCTCTACAAGTTTGAGAGGCCCCAATATGCTGAAATCCTTCTGGCTCACCCCGATGCGCCAATGTCGCAGATCTATGGGGCACCACACCTACTGAGATTATTTGTGAGAATTGGGGCAATGTTGGCTTATACGCCCCTTGATGAGAAAAGCCTTGCATTACTGTTGGGCTATTTGCATGATTTCCTTAAGTATCTGGCAAAGAATTCTGCCTCTCTGTTTACTGCCAGTGATTACAAAGTGGCTTCTGCTGAGTATCATCGCAAAGCCCTGTGA